In Lactuca sativa cultivar Salinas chromosome 5, Lsat_Salinas_v11, whole genome shotgun sequence, the DNA window GACTTGGTATTAAGGATCTCAGCTTTTGTTAAAAAAACACaagtcattaaaactatttacTTCCACAACTTGTCTAGATTCAATGGTATTCTCTTACTAAAGCACCTCGCAGTAACCACCCGAAATACATGCTCAAACCTCTGATGCCATTATACTTGTTGAGCTACCCTATATCTTTACTACTATTTTGCAACTAATTAAAATGGTAAATGACATAATATTTATTGAACTTCTGAATACTGGATATGATGGAGATGAATTCATCCTTTACAAAATGACGATAATATCTATCATAGAACCTTTTTTTTTTCCGACATGTAGAATAGTGGACACTCGTACCGTATCTTTGTCAGTTAAATCATTAAGTGAGTTATCAAAGACACCTTATATGTCTTTCGCCTTTGCTATGTCAAACATTTAGACAAATGGGAACGCCCGATTTTGGAAGTCCTTGGCTGAGAAACAAGCCACAAAATAGTCACCGAACTGCAAAACTGTTATCATGCAAAATACCTTATTATCAATAAATGTTCTTAGTCTCCTAGATGAAATAATAGTTCATCCGTGTTGGACCACGAAAATGTGATAACCTCCTTGCAAAAcatgtaattaaaaaaaaaggtCACCTTCCACACCTATAAGGACATCGAGCTACATCCCACAACATGAATCCATGAAAAGGGCCTCCATGTTGGAGTATTTTGTACCTTAGCAAGAATGTTCCGACCCAAGTTAGatttccaagtaagaatccatgAAGCATTGTATATAATTAAAGTCATGTTGACATAATAGTAAACAATTTATATTATGGAATCAGTTCGACACACAGTTTGCAATCTGGGACCGTTTACATGTTCGAGACTATAGTTCTACCTAAATAATGGTATATATCATATAACTTCTATTCCAACGGTATCATGTGTTATACTTCGTCTGTGAGGTCGAATGTTCAAATCTCGTCTGAGacataggatgatttaataattgTTTAGGAATATATTAGATTTGCCCTAAAAAAACTAATCttctatcctaataaataagtACTCAATTGCCATGTGGCAACTGCTAAGCCCTCCCCCAAACTAATTTTCCCGCTAAAAACGTCTAAGTAAAATTCTGCATTTGCCCTTACAATCCGTGTGAGTTCCTGATTTTCAGCGTTACACACACTTCAAATATTCACATTAAATTAGGAAATACCCTTATGCTCTTAGTTGTCAATTTCTATTATACTAGTTATGACGACGTTTGATTGATATCCCGAAATATTAGCAATCAATTTTGAATTCGATAGTAAGAAAGGAAACATAATCGTATCCAAAGTTAAAATACATAAGAGAAGGATTTCCCTTCATATATACCTCCAATCCTTACTTCAGTCAATCACCCATTTTTAAAGATAGAATCCATTTGTGGCAAATAATTGAAGTTCTTTTGCCATCGATTTCAGGTTACTTAtcaaacttcatcttcttcatgttatttttttggtttgcaattgttttttttttgttgagagACGTAAGGATAATTGCATCTGGTTTGTGATTTACGGAGTACATCATGTTTATTTtagttcttggttgctaaatttTATAATTATGTGAATATCGACTTTGCAATTGGCTCATACCAAAACACTCCCATAATTCCGATTTAGCTCTTCTTGATACGGTCAGTTATCTACTTCCTTCTTGATAAAACTATCCTTGATAATCATTTTATTATTATGCATATCTTTTCCACATTTATTGGTGTATTCGAACAAGGCTTTCTATTATTGATGTGTTTTGGTGGTAATATAATATAAATCTTAATAAACAACTACTGTTTGTTTTAATTTATTCGTgaatcttaaaaattaaaaataatgggCAATGAATTAGGGACCATTTTAAGTTAATCATACTCGCATATCACCTGTTCGATGTTATGCTTGAGTAGAACTGTGacgtaattttatttttttgatgttCATAATTAGTTATTTTTGATGTTCTATAAACGAGATGATTTGAGGATCCATAAGTAAGGAGTGACATTTACTTTGATTATTTTCATTTTGTAATGTGATTAGGATTACCGATTACAATTTCCATTTTTCAAGTTTAATTGATTTGTTTTGGGATttaccaaaatatatatatatatatatatatatatatatatatatatatatatatatatatatatatatatatatatatatatatatatatatatatatttcaagttTAATTGATTTGTTTTGGGATttaccaaaatatatatatatatatatatatatatatatatatatatatatatatatatatatatatatatatatatagacttgaTACGTGAAACCTAGACTCacttaaatcataaatataataactTTCCTTTGGTCTTCAAAACATATATCGTAATTGCTTGTGTTTTCCGGTTATTGTTTCTTTATAAGTGTgattcttatttttatttatctttttcactgtttattttttttaatatgctCTGTCTTGATCATGTTGGTCACTCCATTTTATACAAAAGAATATAAACAGGTTGCACTTTTTGTGAAATCCTAGTTAAACCAAAGTCGTTATTTTTGAATTTAATCCATAGCTAGAAAACATTGCACGTTTAAAACAGTTTAATCAAATTCTACTTTAATCCAAAGTTGGAAAAATCCATATGGTTAATACAttgaaaaaaaactatttttggatttcAAAACAAAGCTGAAAACATATGTAACCggaaaaataaaaaatgacaaCAAAGTTCAAGTGTAATCCGAAGTTGCAAATAGCATTCTATTTTCGAGTTTAATCCAAAATAGCTACCTGTTTAAAGTTAACAAACTCGAAAAATCTGGAATAAATATAAAAGTCGAATTTAATCCAAAGTTGGTtgctatttttgaattttatctATAGTTGGAAAATATCTGTACATTTAGAACATTTTAATCGAATTCAACTTTAatataaagttggaaaaaaaatctTAACGACATGTAATGCAAAACAATTGTTGGTTTAGAGAAGTCAAACACTTGCCCATTTAAGACAATAGACTTTGGTAATATTCTTAAAAATTGAAAGTCATAAGTTCTTTGCATTATTTCATATAACATAAGCGTTGCATATTTTTCAATTTGCTTTAGTTTTATTTGCTAgggtttaattattaattaaaaattaaaatttctatTTATGTTTTAGCATAAATTAACACAAACAAAATACGATGAAGGTATGCTGAAAGAGAATGATGACAAAGAAACAAATTTTTCAAAGGTCAATAGTGAAAATTCTGTAAATGATTGAGGAATATTCTTGCACAAATGGAGTATAATTGTTCAATCATTAAGTATTGTTCGAGAACTCTTATGAAATATGCAGATTTTATCTTCTAAATAGTATATGTTTGTGTTTTCCAATACTATCTTCCAACCGTAATTACGATTTTTATGGTCTCTATGCATTTTCATGTGCTTCTTCCTTTTTCTTTGATTTTATCTTTTTATGTTTGGgttagcattgtactttaaaataAGAGTAAAtgacattttttttgaaaatatttggTTGGTCTTTATGATTTTGGATTATGAAAAGTGTTTTTCTTTCACAGCCATGGAATTAAATCTAGTGGTATATAAATGCCAAAGAAGCCTAAATATTCACAAATACTTAAGTAACACCCCTCAATCCAACAAAAGCGGTGGTCTGCTCCTTGTATGGTGCACGGCCGTGTAACAACAATTAGAAATAAAGGCATTTTATGACAATGAATTCTATAACTTTTAACAGATTGCGATATAaacaatttcatttttatataacTTTACCATTTACCAAAGGGTTTTTTGTCCGGTGGTATCCGGTGTTGCACTCCCTCCTTGAAGTTGAGAGTTTAAGTTCCACTATGGACATATGTGAAATAATGTAGGACTAATTTAGTATATATTTGTATTTGctgttaaaaaatatataactttaCTATTTACTTTCTACAATAATTTGTAAAAAATTTAAtggaatatattaaaaaaaaaaaggtaagtCTTTTTGTTATTATACGGTTCGAATACCATGGAAATCTAAACTTCATTCAATGACAAATTCACATCACACTAGCTATGATTGTTTTTAACCAATTGAATTACAATTATTCGTtctatattattcaaactatttTATCAAAACATACATTATCAAATATCAACCTTcacttttaattaatattagtagcGTTTTTCTTTTTACGAAAAAAACATCGATTATCTATCGACCTTGAATTGGCAAATATATCAAGTAAAATagtttatatattaattaaataacatcaaaaaaaaataaagtaatacCAAAATCCATGTAAAATACGACAAGAAAACAATTCCATCTTTTACTATCTAATCATTTTAAAGCACTAGAAGAAGATGAGGCACTGAAGCATTGTCCGCAAGTTCACTCTGCCACACGTTCTTACATTTAGGAGATCTCGGTGAAGCCAAAAAGATATTACTAGACTTTGTGTAAGAGAAGACAGTAAGAGAAGTGCTCAAATACTCCTTGACTTGTGTTATAATCTTCCCATTCTCCACCGTCCATGCATGCACCCAACATGTTCTTCGGTTGTCATAAAGGTGGTAGCCCTCTGCAACCACCGTCGACCCAagaccaacaacaacaacagcctTAAAAGAGTCGGTGTCCTCGATAACACAACTTCCAGTGAGCAACTGCATAAGGTTGTACTTATGAGCGGGTGGCCCATGGAACCACCAATCGATATCTGGAGCTAGAAGACGATGCACACTTTTGGTGTCACGAGCGGCCAATGCCCTGTAGAGGTCACACACAATCTTCTTGTTTTGTCCTTCCATTTCTTTTTGATTAGGCAGAAGgaagttatgtgtttatatagAGTTTGGAGACAACCCAAAAGACGAAGTTCAAGTCCACTTTTATAATCAATGTGGCTCATTCAATGTAAGAAATATTATGACAAATCAAGTCAAAATCTTTGAAAACAGTAAACTATGTAGACAAAAAAAAGACAAATCTCAAGTCCATTTATTTAATTGACGTTATAATTTAATAATCGTAGGAAGACTATTTAAGCGTGATGAATAAATCTACAAAATTAAGTTAAAATCCAAAAGATAAAAAAGTAATAATAAAAAATCAGAATATTAGTAGActacacaaaaaaatatttttcttacaTTCTTCCTATTTTAGTGGATATATCGTGCTTTCATGTTAGACTCAAGAATAGTTCAATTATATCAACATATAACCTAAGAGATTTGAAAAACCATAAACAAGATGCTGAACTTTTGTCGGTCCACGACTACTTGTGATCATACACTATTCATgagtaatatttttttttgtgtgaCAAATTCCGATTATTTTTAGAACTCAATTGGTACATTATCAACTAATTTAGACAACTTTTCATACCCAATTGGCCTCCATTAATTCAAGACCAAATTACCAACATCCAAAATCAATCATTTCCTTTTGTCCTGACCCCGAGTTGCCTGTTACTCAGAAAATTAAAATTCTTGCCTTCCAAAAAAGCAGAACGTAAAGCCTTTGAGTAGCTCAGCCTAGACTTAGATGGATTGAAGGATACCACACCTAGGCAGGGCTAAACGAACCCAATGTTTGAGAAACTGTTCGTAAACTATTCGTCAGTATATATGTTTATGTCTGTTTAGTTAATAAACAAGCTAACATTAAAAAGATACAAACATGAATAATAGAGTCGTTCGCTTATTTAGGTTTGTAAtcgtttatttatattcatttatGTTTGTTCGTTTATGATTGTTTATATTCgttaatgtttgtttttgtttgctTATGATATTATATATGTTGATCTACCATGATGTATGAGGATTGACAAATCAATCATATAATGATCTTTAATGTAAAATCATGCAACAGAGTTGTTATTTATCTTTGATGTTGGTGTGAGTAAATGGTCCAATAATAGAATAGATGATGGATTTATACGTTATGAGTCTAATATGAGAAGCTTTTCAGGTTTGATTTTTTGTGGACATACGACAATGCGGGGAGAAGGTTTTGAGTATTTCCTAATTTGTTAGTAAGCAATTTTGTTCATTTGTTTTGAAGAAGTGGATGCAAGTTTATTTTCAACATGCACTTTTTTCATTAATTATACAGGACCTAAGAAAGAAATGAAACTTTAAAAGGGTTGGACATGTAATATATAGAAATCTGATGGTGTCTTTGTAGGGATTATACAATTGGGGCCAACACTCTATTATTGCAAAAGAAACTTAGAGAACCCTATTTTTACAAATGATCTTAAAAAATGCTCCATTCTTCAAAAATCTCGTCAACTGATCACTTGACAAAACAGGTGATGGTAATGGAAATGGTTCATGCGTGCACCCAATTGACCTTGCATTTAATTATGCGAAGAGGCCCTTCAGCCAATTAATGCTATTTGTTGAAATTTAATCTAGACTTTggattaatttggtaattatatTTTGTAGTAATAGTTGGTGCATGGTTATTTGTGGAGATAAGTTAGTTATTTCCAGCCAGCAACTTGAATGGTTGCAATCGTTAGGATTAAGAGTTGCAACTGTTAGAATGAATTCTATATGTATATTTGTAAATTAGTGGATTAAATCAATGAACATTTGTCGGTTGTGTGAAAACAAATACTTCTGTCCCTCTAATCTTAGTTAAAGATTTACTACAACACTCTTGAAGTGATGGTGAAAAATGATCAAAAAGGGTGGAAAGTGATGGAGTGATTGCCGGAGGTGGTGGTCGTACACTGCGTTAGATGACCAAGTACATAAGATAGTTGCATCATGGAGGTGCGTGAAACAAAAACATCAATTAtcgatcttttcttttaattaaaatttcattTATAGTATTTGACATATTAAACAGCATCAAGAAATAGAAAGAATAGTAATTAACAAAACCCATATAAAATACGAATAGACACGAACGTAGCTAGCTAGCTACCATATATATGTTACTATATCTAGCTAATTAAATAATGAGTTTAGAGAACTAGAAGAAGATGAGGAACTGAAGCATTGTCCGCAAGTTTGCTCTGCCACACGTTCTTACATTTAGGAGATCTTGGTGAAGCCAAAAAGATATTACTAGACTTTGTGTAAGAGAAAACAGTAAGAGAAGTGTTCAAATACTCCTTGACTTGTGTTATAATCTTCCCATTCTCCACACTCCATGCATGCACCCAACAGGTTTTTCGGTTGTCATAAAGGTGGTAGCCCTCTGCAACCACCATCGAGccaagatcaacaacaacaacaaccttaAAAGGGTCAGTGTCCTCGATAACACAACTTCCAGTGAGCAACTGCATAAGGTTGTACTTATGAGCGGGTGGCCCATGGAACCACCAATCGATATCTGGAGCTAGGAGACGATGCACACTTTTGGTGTCACGAGCGGCCAATGCCTTGTAGAGGTCACACACAATCTTCTTGTTCTGTCCTTCCATTTCTTTGTGGTTAGGATCGAAGAAGGAAGGAATTTTGTGTTTATATAAAGAGTTTGGAGACCAACAAAAAGTACAAATTAAGTCTCAAGTCCACTTTGCAATTTGTGTCGTTTGTTATATTGTAAGATAATATTATTTATGTGCCGTagaatcaattcaaaattaaccttaaaaaataataaactatATATGTACGACCAAAAAAGACAAAACTCCGGTCCGTTTATTTATACAATATTAGGTGATAATTGTAAGAAATACGAAGAAATAAAATCAAGTCAAagccaaaaaaaaattatacagaaaaaataaacaaataaaaaaatctaTTGTTCTTCCCTTTTTATATAGATTGTCACAGGTTCACATTGGACTCAAGAACGATCAAACCCACATGACCTAATAGATTTAAAATAACATTTATATATGCATATCTCATAGGTCCAAACATACTCACATGGATAACTAGTAGTACCTAAATAAGTTTCCATGCAAATGCGAACCACATTAGGTTGGGTTCATTAAACTTGAATGCGAGTACACTATATTGGAATCAACCCTATGTACACATCTCACATCTCAGTGCAAAAAAAAAGCACCACTTTTGTTGCATGATCTTCAAGATGGAATTGTTGGTTAGAAAGCCTCAAATCTCACTCTCTAAACTcttcgtgtgtatatatataaacttgGAAAAGAGAATAAAATTTTTAATATGAAGTATAACCGGTGTACTTTTGCAGAAAAAACTTACTGTATTCATATCAAATAAAGCCTTTATATAGGCTTACATGCATACATCACGTGGGACAGCTAAAACAGAAAAATACTAATCTAATCTTAAAGAAAAGGTACATGATATGACTTCTTCTAAACCCAAACGTGTAAAACCTCAACGTACATATCATTGAAACAATCAAACCCCTTTACCCATTTTCCTTTATTCAAACTTTAAATGACTTAAACCAATgataaactattaattaaaaacCTTAAACTTATTAAACCAGCAACCATGCATCTAAACCTGTGAATAAAACCTGATTAATCCCAACAATCACCCATTAATCAGGTTTTTTTTTTCAGTAGATCACAGCAATGCCGGCTCCTCCTCTATGATCAAGTTTGCTTCTTTTTCCCACTTTGGACATTCGTTGTTGTAATGACCAAATTCACCATATTTGTAGCATTTTACGTGGCTCTTGTCCTGAACACGTTCCTTACCATCTTGACTCCTCCCAGACCCACGACCTCTTCCCTGGCCACGTCCAAAGCCATCCCGATGCGAACCGCCACTGCCACAATGCATACAACCATCCGACTTTTCTTCTCTTGACAACAACAACCCACCATGAACGTCCTCCACCTTCTCGGATCCTTTGATGCGCTCCTCATATGCCTTTAGTCTACCGACGGCGTCATCAAAAAGCATCGTATCCAACTCAAAGCATTGCTCAATCGACGCCACGATTTGAAGAAAGGACTTAGGCATAGAATCAAGTAACCTTTTCAGCAAGTCAACTTCTTCAAGTTCATGTCCGAGACTCCGTGCTTTCGAAGCTAAACCACTCAACTTGGCTGCAAAATCATCAACGGTTTCTCCCTCCTTCATACGCAAGCTTTCTAGTTCCCTCTTCAAAGTTGCTAATCGAGCCGTTCTTACCCGATCCACACCCAAATACCGAGCTTTTAATCCTTCCCAAACCCTTTTTGGATCGGTGTAATCGGACATTTGCAACACCATCTCTTCTGGTATTGCTTGAAACAAGAAAGCAAGAGCTTGTTTCTTCTTCTTTGGATCCGATTCTCCACCCGATGGCTTTGCTTCAACAGTCTCCCATATGCCATGTGCATCCATGATGGACTTAACTTTGACTGCCCATACTGGATAGTTGGTTGGGGTCAAAACCGGAATCTGATATGACATTGAACCACCATCTTTTACTGCAAATGCCATTTTTCCTTTCTTGTGAAAGCCCCAACCTCTTCCGATCTCACCTGTTCGAGGAGCTTTTTCCACCAGTCAAGAAAACAGAGCTTCTGCCTATCACATTTTCTTTTACCCAGCAAGCAAGCCAAACCAAAATCCCACCCGTTTTGATTTTTTCTGCTTGTCTCTTCCGCTTCTGGTTAGGCTCCTCTAACACGAAACAGATGGATCAAGGATGGAGGCTGCAATTTT includes these proteins:
- the LOC122197959 gene encoding wound-induced protein 1; the protein is MEGQNKKIVCDLYRALAARDTKSVHRLLAPDIDWWFHGPPAHKYNLMQLLTGSCVIEDTDSFKAVVVVGLGSTVVAEGYHLYDNRRTCWVHAWTVENGKIITQVKEYLSTSLTVFSYTKSSNIFLASPRSPKCKNVWQSELADNASVPHLLLVL
- the LOC111898363 gene encoding wound-induced protein 1 produces the protein MEGQNKKIVCDLYKALAARDTKSVHRLLAPDIDWWFHGPPAHKYNLMQLLTGSCVIEDTDPFKVVVVVDLGSMVVAEGYHLYDNRKTCWVHAWSVENGKIITQVKEYLNTSLTVFSYTKSSNIFLASPRSPKCKNVWQSKLADNASVPHLLLVL
- the LOC111898362 gene encoding uncharacterized protein LOC111898362 gives rise to the protein MAFAVKDGGSMSYQIPVLTPTNYPVWAVKVKSIMDAHGIWETVEAKPSGGESDPKKKKQALAFLFQAIPEEMVLQMSDYTDPKRVWEGLKARYLGVDRVRTARLATLKRELESLRMKEGETVDDFAAKLSGLASKARSLGHELEEVDLLKRLLDSMPKSFLQIVASIEQCFELDTMLFDDAVGRLKAYEERIKGSEKVEDVHGGLLLSREEKSDGCMHCGSGGSHRDGFGRGQGRGRGSGRSQDGKERVQDKSHVKCYKYGEFGHYNNECPKWEKEANLIIEEEPALL